The following coding sequences lie in one Halorarum halophilum genomic window:
- a CDS encoding ester cyclase, with protein sequence MVTTPTTKEHRRLARRVPEEIATERNLDLIDEVYAEGAVEHGPMGEREGREAIREQFDQFLSAFPDFTATVRDVVAEDDTVAMRVTLRGTHEGPFLGYEPTGQTFEVGTMVFTRTEDGMIAERWIQLDMLGLLRQLGIADPSTR encoded by the coding sequence ATCGTGACCACACCGACGACGAAGGAACACAGACGACTCGCACGCCGCGTTCCCGAGGAGATCGCGACGGAGCGGAACCTCGACCTGATCGACGAGGTGTACGCGGAGGGCGCGGTGGAACACGGCCCGATGGGGGAGCGGGAAGGCAGGGAGGCGATTCGGGAGCAGTTCGACCAGTTCCTCTCCGCGTTCCCGGACTTCACCGCGACCGTCCGCGACGTCGTGGCGGAGGACGACACCGTCGCGATGCGCGTCACGCTCCGCGGAACGCACGAGGGGCCGTTCCTGGGCTACGAACCGACCGGCCAGACGTTCGAGGTCGGAACCATGGTGTTCACGCGCACCGAGGACGGGATGATCGCCGAACGGTGGATCCAGCTGGACATGCTCGGCCTCCTGCGACAGCTCGGGATCGCCGACCCGTCCACGAGATAG
- a CDS encoding helix-hairpin-helix domain-containing protein, with protein sequence MFVSVTVDDREPPAVAAALRAHADVEAVEVHRLLAADIVIGRVGFERKSGEDYLRSALGRLGSDLEAQVRKMTDAYDHSYVLLEGDIADVEACWPGTPDASVRGSLASITARFGVPVIPCGSAERLVDMAVRLARKHVDDPSVRQLPVGAVTGRTEPIAKRMYGCIEGIGPDTAAALYDAFPTIESALAAGEDQLRAIDGVGQKRAEAVYTALRSEE encoded by the coding sequence ATGTTCGTCTCCGTGACCGTCGACGACCGGGAACCGCCAGCGGTCGCGGCGGCGCTCCGGGCCCACGCCGACGTCGAGGCGGTCGAGGTGCACCGCCTCCTCGCGGCCGACATCGTCATCGGGAGGGTTGGCTTCGAGCGGAAATCCGGCGAGGACTACCTCCGGTCGGCGCTCGGCCGCCTCGGCTCGGATCTGGAGGCACAGGTCAGGAAGATGACCGATGCCTACGACCACTCGTACGTCCTCCTCGAGGGCGACATCGCGGACGTCGAGGCCTGCTGGCCGGGCACGCCCGACGCGTCGGTCCGGGGGTCGCTCGCGTCGATCACCGCGCGGTTCGGCGTGCCGGTGATCCCGTGTGGCAGCGCCGAACGGCTCGTCGACATGGCGGTCCGGCTCGCCCGCAAGCACGTCGATGACCCGTCCGTCCGTCAGCTTCCGGTCGGCGCGGTGACGGGTCGAACCGAACCGATCGCGAAGCGGATGTACGGCTGCATCGAGGGGATCGGTCCCGACACCGCGGCGGCGCTGTACGACGCCTTCCCGACCATCGAGTCGGCGCTCGCCGCCGGGGAGGATCAGCTACGGGCGATCGACGGTGTCGGGCAGAAACGGGCCGAGGCCGTCTACACGGCGCTCCGGAGCGAGGAGTGA
- a CDS encoding alkaline phosphatase family protein: MARSDRMGALLIGIDAGCLSVFDRLAEEGVVPNLSALVDASVAAPLRSQIPPWTPSAWPSMYTGVNPGKHGVFGFTGFDGYDFHVVTGGDVRAHRLWTMLDRHGLSSVVVNVPVTHPPDEIDGAIIPGFLAPEDPPCHPDGILEEVRDAIGEYRIYPRYTRGDDSLSDAEKMEEYCSLVDMRGEAFRYLAGRFDPDFGFLEFQKTDTVFHEFDGEWEKVKRVYGAADEQIGRVLEECDPERVFVASDHGIGRYEKPEFRVNALLEDAGYVETTMGGKGMPTWNLMREDLREGKQAEEWEPGAVERLAARLASVGLTTRRVGLVLERLGIADRTRQYAPNGVVKTGNEQVDFPNSTAYMRARTELGVRMNVEGRDPAGKVPADEYDDVRADLVRELESVTDPDGEPVFEEVAPRERYFHGPYADRAVDVVTIPNDFQHFLSAQPSEEYFAETTEPWNHKIDGVFLASGDGIDTSRSIEGAHLFDVAPTILSALGVPRNDRMDGRPLPIVEATDARSYPEYAPAVREAIDASVEGRLEDLGYVE; encoded by the coding sequence ATGGCCCGAAGTGACCGGATGGGTGCGCTGCTCATCGGCATCGACGCGGGGTGTCTCTCGGTCTTCGACCGCCTCGCGGAGGAGGGGGTCGTGCCGAACCTGAGCGCGCTGGTCGACGCGTCCGTCGCTGCGCCGCTGCGGTCCCAGATCCCTCCCTGGACGCCGAGCGCCTGGCCGTCGATGTACACCGGCGTCAACCCCGGAAAACACGGCGTCTTCGGGTTCACCGGCTTCGACGGCTACGACTTCCACGTCGTGACCGGCGGCGACGTCCGCGCCCACCGCCTCTGGACGATGCTCGACCGGCACGGCCTCTCGAGCGTCGTCGTGAACGTCCCCGTGACCCACCCGCCCGACGAGATCGACGGCGCGATCATCCCCGGCTTCCTCGCCCCGGAGGACCCGCCGTGCCACCCCGACGGAATCCTCGAGGAGGTACGCGACGCCATCGGCGAGTACCGCATCTACCCCCGATACACGCGGGGGGACGACTCGCTGTCCGACGCCGAGAAGATGGAGGAGTACTGCTCGCTCGTGGATATGCGTGGCGAGGCGTTCCGCTACCTCGCCGGCCGCTTCGACCCCGATTTCGGCTTCCTGGAGTTCCAGAAGACCGACACCGTCTTCCACGAGTTCGACGGCGAGTGGGAGAAGGTCAAACGGGTGTACGGGGCGGCGGACGAACAGATCGGCCGCGTCCTCGAGGAGTGCGACCCGGAGCGCGTGTTCGTCGCCAGCGACCACGGGATCGGCCGGTACGAGAAACCCGAGTTCCGCGTCAACGCCCTCCTCGAGGACGCCGGGTACGTCGAGACGACGATGGGCGGGAAGGGGATGCCGACGTGGAACCTCATGCGCGAGGACCTGCGGGAGGGCAAACAGGCCGAGGAGTGGGAGCCCGGCGCCGTCGAACGCCTCGCCGCGAGGCTCGCGTCGGTCGGGCTCACCACGCGCCGGGTCGGGCTCGTCCTCGAACGGCTCGGGATCGCCGATCGGACGAGGCAGTACGCGCCGAACGGCGTCGTCAAAACCGGCAACGAGCAGGTCGACTTTCCGAACTCGACGGCCTACATGCGTGCGCGCACTGAACTCGGCGTTCGGATGAACGTCGAGGGGCGCGACCCGGCGGGGAAGGTCCCGGCCGACGAGTACGACGACGTCCGCGCGGACCTCGTTCGCGAGCTCGAATCGGTGACCGACCCGGACGGCGAGCCGGTGTTCGAGGAGGTCGCCCCGCGGGAGCGGTACTTCCACGGACCGTACGCCGACCGCGCGGTCGACGTGGTCACGATTCCGAACGACTTCCAGCACTTCCTCTCCGCACAGCCGAGCGAGGAGTACTTCGCCGAGACCACGGAGCCCTGGAATCACAAGATCGACGGGGTGTTCCTCGCGAGCGGCGACGGGATCGACACGTCCCGATCGATCGAGGGCGCCCACCTGTTCGACGTCGCGCCGACGATCCTCTCCGCGCTCGGCGTCCCCCGAAACGATCGGATGGACGGGCGCCCGCTCCCGATCGTCGAGGCGACCGACGCGAGGTCGTACCCCGAGTACGCGCCTGCGGTACGGGAGGCGATCGACGCGTCGGTCGAGGGACGGCTGGAGGACCTCGGATACGTCGAGTGA
- a CDS encoding sodium:calcium antiporter, protein MGPESFVVDSVLLSALVFLVGVGVVLVSVEKFIEYVAEAALHFGVSAFLLTVLFAGADIENAALALAAMGGDLPDVALGVVLGVGVFVLTFTVGLAGVLTPFEVSTPRPYLAITLASPTLVLVLSLDGTLSRMDGAVLFVAYLPILLLLYRWETSGETRYFDDEGLEAEFRADRETGETASTNPRSSTLRAKLLALVLVFATVVGMTIGAEATVIGARGLLAASGLSGLAFGATILAVIASLEEILLTVEPVRRNRPEIGVGNVIGSVLFFVTANVGVIALVRPITVTQAVFSIHWPFLVGSLLVVLALFYRGEVTRAGGTLLLLLYGAYWLAIYVL, encoded by the coding sequence ATGGGACCCGAATCGTTCGTAGTCGACTCGGTGCTCCTCTCCGCGCTCGTCTTCCTCGTCGGGGTCGGGGTGGTACTCGTGAGCGTCGAGAAGTTCATCGAGTACGTCGCCGAGGCTGCGCTCCACTTCGGTGTGTCCGCCTTCCTTCTCACGGTTCTGTTCGCCGGTGCGGATATCGAAAACGCGGCGCTCGCGCTCGCCGCGATGGGCGGGGATCTCCCCGATGTCGCCCTCGGGGTGGTGCTCGGCGTTGGTGTGTTCGTGCTCACGTTCACCGTTGGTCTCGCGGGCGTGCTAACGCCGTTCGAGGTTTCCACCCCCCGGCCGTATCTCGCCATCACGTTGGCGTCCCCCACCCTCGTTCTCGTCTTGTCACTGGATGGAACGCTCTCACGAATGGATGGTGCGGTTCTCTTCGTCGCATACCTGCCGATACTGTTGCTTCTGTATCGATGGGAGACGAGCGGCGAGACACGGTACTTCGACGACGAGGGACTCGAAGCGGAGTTTAGAGCGGACCGCGAAACGGGTGAGACAGCGAGCACGAACCCGCGATCATCGACGCTCCGGGCGAAACTGCTCGCGTTGGTACTGGTGTTTGCGACGGTGGTGGGCATGACGATCGGGGCGGAGGCCACAGTCATCGGTGCGCGGGGGCTGCTTGCAGCCTCCGGTCTCTCGGGGTTGGCGTTCGGTGCGACGATACTGGCGGTCATCGCCAGTCTCGAAGAGATCCTGCTCACTGTCGAACCCGTGCGTCGCAATCGGCCGGAGATCGGCGTGGGAAACGTGATAGGGAGCGTCCTGTTCTTCGTCACAGCGAACGTGGGCGTTATCGCGCTTGTCCGCCCGATCACCGTCACGCAGGCGGTGTTTTCGATTCACTGGCCGTTTCTCGTCGGCTCCTTGCTGGTGGTGCTCGCACTCTTCTATCGAGGCGAAGTGACGCGAGCGGGCGGGACGTTGTTACTTCTCCTGTACGGTGCGTACTGGCTAGCGATCTACGTGCTCTGA
- the queC gene encoding 7-cyano-7-deazaguanine synthase QueC: MSARRAVVLASGGMDSATAAAVAQERGFDLFMLHSSYGQRTESREFACATAQAEYYDAAEFLHLTTDHLSKIGGSSLTDDGIDVEDADLDSDEIPSSYVPFRNANLLSMAVSFAEANDCGAVFMGAHSEDFSGYPDCRPEFFEAFETMVDVGTKPGTDIAIEAPFAEWSKTDIAEHGAELGVPFEHTWSCYRDESPACGTCDACAFRLQAFQRAGVHDPIEYAERPDYLNR, encoded by the coding sequence ATGAGTGCCCGACGGGCGGTCGTCCTGGCCTCCGGTGGGATGGACAGCGCGACCGCCGCGGCGGTCGCACAGGAGCGGGGCTTCGACCTGTTCATGCTCCACAGTTCCTACGGGCAGCGGACCGAGTCCAGGGAGTTCGCGTGCGCGACCGCACAGGCCGAGTACTACGACGCGGCCGAGTTCCTCCACCTGACCACGGACCACCTCTCGAAGATCGGCGGGTCGAGCCTCACCGACGACGGGATCGACGTCGAGGACGCTGACCTGGACTCGGATGAGATCCCGTCCTCGTACGTCCCGTTCAGGAACGCGAACCTGCTGTCGATGGCCGTCTCGTTCGCCGAGGCGAACGACTGCGGCGCGGTCTTCATGGGCGCTCACTCCGAGGACTTCTCGGGGTACCCCGACTGCCGTCCCGAGTTCTTCGAGGCGTTCGAGACGATGGTTGACGTCGGGACGAAGCCCGGGACCGACATCGCCATCGAGGCACCGTTCGCGGAGTGGTCGAAGACCGACATCGCCGAACACGGCGCGGAACTCGGCGTTCCGTTCGAGCACACGTGGTCCTGCTATCGCGACGAGTCGCCCGCCTGCGGAACGTGTGACGCCTGCGCGTTCCGGCTGCAGGCGTTCCAGCGGGCGGGGGTACACGATCCGATCGAGTACGCGGAACGGCCGGACTACCTGAACCGGTGA
- a CDS encoding 7-carboxy-7-deazaguanine synthase QueE, whose protein sequence is MPVNSNADALDEQPDPDADGLPINELFHSIQGEGELAGVPSVFVRTSGCNLRCWFCDSYHTSWEPTHARMTVDDVVEDVLSYEEADHVVLTGGEPLIHEASVSLLERLHELGYHTTVETNGTIYRDAPIDLASVSPKLASSTPTPAKDPKGEGEWEARHEGNRIDVDALARLVDSYDAQLKFVVTDADDLPEIERIVERIRTEATTTVRDSDVLLMPEGTTRDALDGRRADVAELAMRNGYRYTPRLHVDLWNDAPGT, encoded by the coding sequence ATGCCGGTGAACTCGAACGCCGACGCGCTCGACGAGCAGCCAGATCCGGACGCGGACGGACTCCCGATCAACGAACTCTTCCACTCGATCCAGGGGGAAGGCGAACTGGCCGGCGTCCCGTCCGTGTTCGTCCGAACGAGCGGGTGTAACCTCCGGTGCTGGTTCTGCGATTCGTACCACACCTCCTGGGAGCCGACGCACGCCCGGATGACGGTCGACGACGTCGTCGAGGACGTGCTGTCGTACGAGGAGGCCGACCACGTAGTCCTCACCGGGGGCGAGCCCCTCATCCACGAAGCGTCGGTGTCGCTCCTGGAGCGACTGCACGAGTTGGGCTACCACACGACCGTCGAGACGAACGGGACCATCTACCGCGACGCGCCGATCGACCTGGCGAGCGTCAGCCCCAAACTGGCGTCCAGTACGCCCACGCCGGCGAAGGACCCGAAGGGCGAGGGCGAGTGGGAAGCGCGTCACGAGGGGAACCGCATCGACGTGGACGCGCTGGCCCGACTGGTCGACTCCTACGACGCACAACTGAAGTTCGTCGTGACGGACGCGGACGACCTCCCGGAGATCGAGCGGATCGTCGAGCGGATACGGACCGAGGCGACGACGACCGTTCGCGACTCGGACGTCCTCCTCATGCCGGAAGGGACGACGAGAGACGCACTCGACGGGCGACGAGCCGACGTCGCCGAACTGGCGATGCGTAACGGCTACCGGTACACGCCGCGGTTACACGTCGACCTCTGGAACGACGCACCCGGAACCTGA
- a CDS encoding metal-dependent transcriptional regulator, whose translation MNTADQYLKAIYLVQEMDDGPASTGAVADALDVSPASANEMIGKLEGRGLAEHEKYKGVSLTDDGILRARDAIQNYCIIERFLANVLEVEEFRAEARSLEAVIDDTVAERLDTIIDRSSECPDCFDAKTDACRYLEVEQENPAD comes from the coding sequence ATGAACACTGCAGATCAGTACCTCAAGGCGATCTACCTGGTTCAGGAGATGGACGACGGCCCGGCGTCGACCGGCGCGGTCGCGGACGCGCTGGACGTCAGCCCCGCGAGCGCGAACGAGATGATCGGGAAACTGGAGGGCCGCGGCCTCGCGGAACACGAGAAGTACAAGGGGGTGAGCCTCACGGACGACGGCATCCTCCGCGCGCGGGACGCCATCCAGAACTACTGCATCATCGAGCGGTTCCTCGCGAACGTCCTCGAGGTCGAGGAGTTCCGCGCGGAGGCCCGCTCGCTCGAGGCGGTAATCGACGACACGGTCGCGGAACGCCTCGACACGATCATCGACCGCTCCTCGGAGTGTCCCGACTGCTTCGACGCGAAGACCGACGCGTGTCGGTATCTCGAGGTCGAACAGGAGAACCCCGCGGACTGA
- a CDS encoding MFS transporter, producing the protein MTDRRDRVALATVVFAVMLAQTLVYPGVDLLAVELGGTGVAAPTLFLSVEFAAFVLFAGGWGALSDATSRRRPLVVAGAFGGAAGYLGLAVLPAATGLPFVGALLLRGLQGALTVGAFSLAMSALADLGGGNGRNMGAAGIAIGLGTAIGAPLGGQLYEVSVFWPLYAAAGLLAIAGLLALPVPDRAPSGGSERGLGALVRGLRERGDLVVPYAFAFVDRLTAGFFALVGTLYFREEFGLGPAETGLLLAAFFAPFALLQYPFGVLSDRVGRVVPVAVGSATFGLAVIAVGFAPTPTLAAVGMVAVGVLGALMAPATLALVVDLAGDDERGVAVAGFNAAGSLGFLAGSLVGGGVAATFGYLAAFGVAGGLEVLVALATLPALLRLGRRTGRTAVFGSGD; encoded by the coding sequence ATGACGGACCGACGGGACCGGGTCGCGCTCGCGACGGTGGTGTTCGCCGTCATGCTGGCCCAGACGCTCGTCTACCCGGGCGTCGATCTCCTCGCGGTCGAACTCGGGGGGACGGGCGTCGCGGCCCCCACGCTGTTCCTCTCGGTGGAGTTCGCCGCGTTCGTCCTCTTCGCGGGCGGGTGGGGCGCATTGAGCGACGCGACGTCCCGCCGCCGGCCGCTCGTCGTCGCGGGGGCGTTCGGCGGCGCCGCGGGCTATCTCGGGCTGGCGGTGCTTCCCGCCGCCACGGGCCTTCCGTTCGTCGGCGCGCTCCTCCTGCGCGGCCTGCAGGGCGCGCTCACGGTCGGCGCCTTCTCGCTCGCGATGAGCGCGCTCGCCGACCTGGGCGGCGGAAACGGCCGGAACATGGGCGCCGCGGGCATCGCCATAGGTCTGGGAACCGCGATCGGCGCGCCGCTCGGCGGACAACTGTACGAGGTCTCCGTCTTCTGGCCGCTGTACGCCGCCGCCGGCCTCCTCGCCATCGCCGGTCTGCTCGCGCTCCCCGTTCCCGACAGGGCGCCCTCCGGCGGAAGCGAGCGCGGCCTGGGCGCGCTCGTCCGCGGGCTCCGCGAACGCGGCGATCTGGTCGTCCCGTACGCGTTCGCGTTCGTCGACAGGCTCACGGCCGGCTTCTTCGCCCTCGTCGGGACGCTGTACTTCCGCGAGGAGTTCGGCCTCGGTCCCGCCGAGACCGGCCTCCTGCTCGCGGCGTTCTTCGCCCCGTTCGCGCTCCTCCAGTACCCGTTCGGCGTGCTCTCCGACCGGGTCGGACGCGTCGTCCCGGTCGCGGTCGGTTCGGCGACGTTCGGCCTCGCAGTGATCGCCGTCGGGTTCGCCCCGACGCCGACGCTCGCCGCGGTCGGGATGGTGGCCGTCGGCGTGCTCGGCGCGCTCATGGCCCCTGCCACGCTCGCACTCGTCGTCGACCTCGCCGGCGACGACGAGCGGGGCGTGGCGGTCGCGGGGTTCAACGCCGCCGGCAGCCTGGGGTTCCTCGCAGGGTCGCTCGTCGGCGGCGGCGTCGCCGCGACGTTCGGCTACCTCGCGGCGTTCGGCGTCGCAGGCGGGCTGGAGGTGCTCGTCGCGCTGGCGACGCTGCCGGCGCTGCTCAGGCTGGGACGGCGGACCGGGCGGACCGCGGTGTTCGGATCGGGCGACTGA
- a CDS encoding ferritin-like domain-containing protein, with protein sequence MSVGQQVTSDHQLARLLQIGVVLEEVVEARSTHHYRELDGDFDDEIEALLEHAAEESAEHRERLEDIIEELDAESVSYEEIEALVEAQYGQTKPEDFDGLLYDQLCNEETAYKFYDDLIGAVEGSDSRFSVDRDRLLATLREIREEEAEGVEEVTDIMERRV encoded by the coding sequence ATGAGCGTCGGCCAGCAGGTCACCTCCGACCACCAGCTCGCCAGGCTGCTCCAGATCGGCGTGGTGCTGGAGGAGGTGGTCGAGGCACGGTCCACCCACCACTACCGGGAACTGGACGGGGACTTCGACGACGAGATCGAGGCGCTGCTCGAACACGCGGCGGAGGAGTCCGCCGAACACCGCGAACGCCTCGAGGACATCATCGAGGAACTCGACGCGGAGTCGGTGTCCTACGAGGAGATCGAGGCGCTGGTCGAGGCGCAGTACGGGCAGACCAAACCGGAAGACTTCGACGGCCTGCTCTACGACCAGCTGTGCAACGAGGAGACGGCGTACAAGTTCTACGACGACCTCATCGGGGCGGTCGAGGGGAGCGACTCGCGGTTCTCGGTCGACCGGGACCGCCTGCTCGCGACGCTTCGGGAGATCCGCGAGGAGGAGGCGGAGGGCGTCGAGGAAGTGACCGACATCATGGAGCGACGAGTATGA
- the sufD gene encoding Fe-S cluster assembly protein SufD — protein MSTQVPLSISEDTIHTISEERGEPEWLLERRLEAFRALDELDLPDVIQTPGRRWTNLENLEFENLVDPLNQSDETERVSAEGATVLSFAEALDEHGDLIEEHLGSVVDPESNYLTALSAALFTTGTVIHVPKGVDAEDVKVRAEMNSQSLFSHTLVVAEENASATILERISNGESEPPADGERYFSNVVEIVTGENAYVQYGSLQDLDEDVYTYSLKRGDADRYATVSWIEGNLGSRLTRSDIETELNGDSSETKIVGAFFGHGDQHFDVNARVWHNAEHTTADLVTRGVLDERARSVYEGVQDVGRDAWDTSSYQRENTLMLSDESEADASPKLIIHNHDTEASHSATVGQVDREDLFYMTSRSIPERTARNMLVKGFFVPVLEEVEVDELRDDIEELIRQRLD, from the coding sequence ATGAGCACGCAGGTGCCACTGAGCATCTCCGAGGACACCATCCACACCATCTCGGAGGAACGAGGGGAGCCCGAGTGGCTGCTCGAACGCCGCCTCGAAGCGTTCCGCGCGCTCGACGAACTGGACCTGCCGGACGTCATCCAGACGCCCGGCCGGCGGTGGACGAACCTCGAGAACCTCGAGTTCGAGAACCTCGTCGACCCGCTGAACCAGAGCGACGAGACCGAGCGCGTCAGCGCCGAGGGCGCGACCGTGCTCTCGTTCGCCGAGGCACTCGACGAGCACGGCGACCTCATCGAGGAGCACTTGGGCTCGGTCGTCGACCCGGAGAGCAACTACCTGACGGCGCTCTCGGCGGCGCTGTTCACCACCGGCACGGTCATCCACGTACCGAAGGGCGTCGACGCCGAGGACGTGAAGGTCCGTGCCGAGATGAACAGCCAGTCGCTGTTCAGCCACACGCTCGTCGTCGCCGAGGAGAACGCCTCCGCGACGATCCTCGAACGGATCTCGAACGGGGAGAGCGAGCCGCCGGCCGACGGCGAGCGCTACTTCAGTAACGTCGTCGAGATCGTCACCGGCGAGAACGCGTACGTCCAGTACGGTTCGCTCCAGGACCTCGACGAGGACGTGTACACGTACTCGCTGAAGCGCGGCGACGCCGACCGCTACGCGACGGTGAGCTGGATCGAGGGGAACCTCGGCTCCCGGCTCACCCGCTCGGACATCGAGACCGAGCTGAACGGCGACTCCTCAGAGACGAAGATCGTCGGGGCGTTCTTCGGCCACGGCGACCAGCACTTCGACGTGAACGCCCGCGTCTGGCACAACGCCGAGCACACGACCGCCGACCTCGTCACGCGCGGCGTGCTCGACGAGCGGGCCCGCTCGGTGTACGAGGGCGTCCAGGACGTCGGCCGCGACGCCTGGGACACCTCGAGTTACCAGCGCGAGAACACCCTGATGCTGAGCGACGAGTCGGAGGCGGACGCCTCCCCGAAGCTCATCATCCACAACCACGACACCGAGGCGTCCCACTCCGCCACGGTCGGGCAGGTCGACCGGGAGGACCTCTTCTACATGACGTCCCGCTCGATCCCCGAGCGGACCGCCCGGAACATGCTCGTGAAGGGCTTCTTCGTGCCCGTCCTCGAGGAGGTCGAGGTCGACGAGCTCCGCGACGACATTGAGGAGCTCATCCGGCAGCGGCTGGACTGA
- a CDS encoding DUF2240 family protein translates to MSLEAAVAVPFRGAGANRMGEGEFVVALSLDRDWFSPDQAKRLVDVAAGRGLIAQEDGDLVAQFDPSEVTVPVDFVPDESVLREQSTFERVVDALVAGGVEKREAVAASNERQRDLGVTLEAAAVLVARERGIDVDGPAADARADLLAGGED, encoded by the coding sequence ATGAGCCTCGAGGCCGCAGTCGCCGTCCCGTTCCGGGGCGCGGGCGCTAACCGGATGGGCGAGGGCGAGTTCGTCGTCGCGCTCTCGCTGGACCGCGACTGGTTCTCGCCCGACCAGGCGAAGCGCCTCGTCGACGTCGCGGCCGGACGCGGCCTCATCGCGCAGGAGGACGGCGACCTCGTCGCGCAGTTCGACCCGTCGGAGGTGACGGTTCCGGTCGATTTCGTCCCGGACGAGTCCGTGCTACGCGAGCAGTCGACCTTCGAGCGGGTCGTCGACGCGCTCGTCGCCGGCGGCGTGGAGAAGCGCGAGGCGGTCGCCGCCTCGAACGAGCGCCAGCGCGACCTGGGCGTGACGCTCGAAGCCGCGGCCGTCCTCGTCGCCCGCGAGCGCGGCATCGACGTGGACGGCCCCGCCGCCGACGCCCGGGCGGACCTCCTCGCGGGCGGGGAGGACTGA
- a CDS encoding 6-pyruvoyl trahydropterin synthase family protein, whose translation MSQNIPEEGPGHIHRGESVTRTLHVGRDRPIRISAGHRLLHHDGKCSRPHGHNYEIEVRLRGTLTEEGWIADKGDVTDVIDGWDHRFLVEEGDPLVEAFEASGDADSLVVLDVPPTAEMMSVLLEERLRAELPETVSSIAVDVRETAELCGGGMLE comes from the coding sequence ATGTCTCAGAACATACCCGAAGAAGGCCCAGGGCATATTCATCGAGGAGAGTCGGTCACTCGGACGCTCCACGTGGGGAGGGACCGTCCGATTCGAATCTCGGCTGGGCACCGGCTTCTCCACCACGACGGCAAGTGCAGTCGACCGCACGGACACAACTACGAGATAGAGGTCCGACTTCGGGGAACGCTCACCGAGGAGGGGTGGATCGCCGACAAGGGGGACGTTACGGACGTCATCGACGGCTGGGATCATCGATTCCTCGTGGAGGAGGGCGACCCCCTCGTCGAGGCGTTCGAGGCGAGCGGTGACGCCGACTCGCTCGTCGTCCTCGACGTTCCGCCGACGGCCGAGATGATGAGCGTCCTCCTCGAGGAGCGACTCCGTGCGGAACTCCCGGAGACGGTCTCGTCCATCGCCGTCGACGTCCGTGAGACCGCCGAACTGTGCGGCGGCGGGATGCTGGAGTGA